The Gadus macrocephalus chromosome 20, ASM3116895v1 genome includes a region encoding these proteins:
- the LOC132448990 gene encoding uncharacterized protein LOC132448990, which translates to MESVLVRNTFMNPYPTCVLNTSWFEPVWMRHITRLLGVDQTIKSRTVRPALHPSKGLEVSCRRPPPPLSEHTHLYCMQRSVPTTGRVGSACWCPPHPVSLQRGSSPQRCVPDQRWGSLVHVRLTGPAAGLHTLHCSLTLLPTCSLLLLPPPQPAPSSSFLLPSLLPPPPSSSPVCSLLLPPPPQPAPSSSFLLPSLLPPPPSSSPACSLLLPPPLLLPLREETASGVRPGVPTGSLLGDVSQSPAEPDLLCPASSPLLCERQVKPLAGEPVWNKQVLLHLLLHPPSPWFCPPPHPPWIYAEAHFLFELWICSPLFQRWTLLPGSLVYLQFMFPSSFCVS; encoded by the exons ATGGAGAGCGTGCTTGTCCGCAATACGTTTATGAACCCTTACCCAACCTGTGTCCTAAATACCAGCTGGTTTGAACCAGTCTGGATGAGACATATAACCCGACTGTTGGGAGTAGACCAGACCATCAAGAGCCGGACCGTCAGGCCAGCTCTCCATCCCAGTAAGGGATTGGAGGTCtcttgtcgtcgtcccccccccccactcagtgaacacacacacctgtactgCATGCAGCGCAGTGTGCCCACCACGGGCAGAGTAGGTTCAGCATGCTGGTGTCCCCCCCATCCAGTGTCGCTCCAACGTGGCTCATCGCCCCAGCGCTGCGTCCCAGACCAGCGCTGGGGCTCGCTGGTCCATGTGAGGCTGACCGGCCCGGCAGCGGGCCTCCACACCCTTCACTGCTCTCTGACGCTCCTCCCCA cctgctccctcctcctccttcctcctccccagcctgctccctcctcctccttcctcctccccagcctgctccctcctcctccttcctcctccccagtctgctccctcctccttcctcctcctccccagcctgctccctcctcctccttcctcctccccagcctgctccctcctcctccttcctcctccccagcctgctccctcctccttccccctcctctccttctcccgctgAGGGAGGAGACGGCGTCAGGGGTCAGACCTGGCGTCCCGACCGGTAGCCTGCTGGGTGACGTCTCGCAGAGCCCTGCAGAACCGGACCTCCTGTGTcccgcctcctctcccctcctgtgtGAGCGACAGGTGAAGCCTCTCGCTGGGGAGCCGGTGTGGAACAAGCaggttctcctccacctcctcctccacccgcccTCCCCGtggttctgcccccccccccaccccccgtggATCTATGCAGAAGCCCATTTCCTGTTTGAGTTGTGGATCTGTTCCCCATTGTTCCAGCGGTGGACTCTGCTTCCAGGTTCTCTCGTGTATCTTCAGTTCATGTTTCCTTCTTCTTTCTGTGTCTCGTAG